GTcgctcaaggcacagctgtgctaTTTGTGCTGcccacatatacagtatatggggaTATAGCTcagaccaaacaaaaaaaaaagtacctttaCAGGGTTGGGGTTGGTACTCATTATAATTTTGTGTAGCGGTCCAGCAAGTTTAGGagggagttttggttccttttccAGCCCCTGTGGTTTTGTGTAGTAATCCAACCTCGCCCGGGAGAAGAAGTTATTGATGACCGTCACACAGTCATGCTGCCCTGGGGGGAAAATAGTAATCTTATTTACAGTTGACTTTtggaaacaaaaaataacttacaACTTCTCTGAATCTGgcatactactgttcaaaagtttggggccagttacaaaaaaaaaatatatatatatatattcttagtCAGCAATGATGCactcaattgatcaaaagtgacagtaaagacttttataatgttacagaagattcctatttcaaataaatgctgttcatttttaaccttctattcatcaaagatttctgaaaatgtattatggtttccacaaatatactGAGCagcataagaacaaaaaaaatgtttcttgagcaccaaatcagcatattgatcaaaatagctttgccatcatagaaatgaattacatttaaaaatgtttgaaaacagttatttttaattgtaataacatatgtattactgtttttactgtatttttaagtaaataaatgcggccttggtgagcataagggacttcgTTCAAAAAAACATACCAACCCACAACTTTTGCACAGTAATGTACTGAGGAACTATTCCTAATTTGACCAGTACGGTATATCTTTCCACATAAGGCCATAACTTTGTCATACCTACGAAAGCAGCCATTTGTGCTGCCGTTCTGCCGACGGAGTTCACTGCATCCGTCTCGGCTCCAGCATCCAACATCATCCAGGTGATGTCGGTCTTTCCTGTACAATTTCATATTACTAGCATAAAATACAGCCAAATTAACAGCACTAGCACCAAAAGTATTTAGCAACTGTGATTCTAACCTGAGAGTCCTGCAAACATGAGTGCGGTGTATCCATGCTCATGTTCGTTGCAGTTGACGTCTGCTCCATGCTGCAGCAGCAGTTTGCACATGTCTGCCCTGCCCTTATATGCGGCGTGCATGAGAGGGGTCATGCCATACTGAAGAAGAAATGCAAAACAGCAATAATCAGCAAAGCATATTTTCACATGTATTACATAATACCGATGGGTAATCAATGGTGAACTCCCAAAAGCACTCAAAGTATTATTAACTTGTGAATatgaaattttcagcaaattttctgtTCCTTTAAGTTTAAGTCATCTTCTCCCCCTTCAGCATTTCAAGCAACAAGTTAACTCATatttgtttgtgatatttttattatctgttaaCAGAGTGACAAATTAAACCACCTTTGAAACTCTGTTAGTATAACACATAATGACACTTAATTTCCTTACCTCATCAAGACAGTTTACCCTGACATCTTTGGATCCGAGCAGCCTGGAGGCTTCTTGCACATTACCTACAAATGTTCAATCACAGTGATCAGACACTGACCAACCTTAATGTACAGAATTATACATCAGAGCCTCAATGCACATTGAATACTAAACAACCATCATGATAATTAGAGGAACTCAGCACCGAGCAACACAAAAATAAGGATGCTTAAATAACTTTAAACGACCTACACATATGTATTTATCATATGATTGCATATCGTCACTTGTCATATACAGTTTAACTGAATGCATATGCAGGTATTTAGCATGCAACACATCAATGATTAATTTAAAGACACACAAAGGattgtgtatatttatgcaaCCATAGCTTGCAGATTTTGTAAATGAAATCGTAACGTACATCTGCTACATTTCTAAACTGTTAAACCTGTTAATCTGCAGTTAGCCTGTTAGCATCATGCTATCATTACCTGCAGCAATAACTTGAAGTAGCTCCTTCTCTGTGTCGGTCAGGTCTCCTTTCTGTGGGGCAGACATTATTATAGTCTAAGTGAAGGTTTTAAGAGACAATATATAAGTTGACTGTAATGGGAATGACAGCCCTGCTATGCTCTGTGACTGATCCACTAACTTGCTGCTCCCCTGACTTCACACGTTCCTGTCCGCAAATGGACTGAACCAACTGCAACAAAAGACGGGGGCGTAATTACATAAAATGTCACTTTCTGTTGTGGTTTTAGGATTATATCATATGTATGGTAATATACAACTCTATTAGCACTTTAAATACTAAATTAGTTAATTTTGCAAGAAATTAGTGGAATACAATTGTATTATATCAAAGACTatattgattaaatgtaacaatttatgtACCCCATCTGTTTGGTGGTGTTTCAGTCTCGTTAAGcctatgtgtgtattttattttattttttatttaatttttttcaaaataagagaCATTAATCAACGTAAGTGTTTCAATTTATACGCATCTTAATAGAATGAGGGtttcaataaaacaaattgaTATTAATTGAATATAGAGGTGTAAAATAATCCCACCGTTTTaacgttttttgaaaatgaaaataatggacTATTCAAATGATAAGTAACATAAAAATATGATACTATACTTAACAAAAACAGACctgtaatattgaatatttaaaactattaaagaaTCGTTCTTACGAGTCGGATATAttcaatgaatcaatgaatcagaaACCTGTCACAAAATGATTCTTTCACACATCTGACTGAATAATTTGTCCACTAATCGGACTGAGTCGGTTTATCCGGTTCTTGAGTGAACAACTGACTCACTGAATTCAGAACTGTCTTTTGCGGGCACGGATTAGTAACTACTTTTGAACAGGTTCTTTGAAACGAcctgttcgaaagaaccgattcgtcATAATGAGTCGGGCTTCCTGTCATGATTGTTTCACCTTGGGATATGTAACAGTAGCCTACAAATGGGGAactgcttatttgcataaagaTAAAGAACGGACCAATGGCGTTAAACTTGTCTACCTGAGCAAATCCTAGACAACTTCTAGCAACAGACGAGTTGCCTTAGAGCGGAAAGTCTTACATATAGCCTACAGGATATTTGCGGACTATGGTTTAAGTGTAGGCTACACTAGATGTTTCATCATGGCTTGTGGTGGCTTTGTTTGTTCCAAAACTTCGCTTTGTATCTTGAACCTTATTTATGTGGTAAGTGTCTAACAATTTACATGAATTTAGTACTTAAAACTTGTTCTTATTCACATTaacaatatgttttgtttatttaaatgtttaaaaacatatattacttttattcattactATAAAAATGGCAGTAAGTTCATAAAATTGTgctgtaaactgtaaaattaatgtttatggAATGTTTTATGCTGATATTGCTTTGGCTTTTCTGAGCATCTACACTCCTTGAAGTGAAACCATCCATTTCtgacttcttttttgttttgtttcttctccAGATGGTCAGTCTTCTGATGATCGGTGTTTCAGCATGGGGCAAATGGTTTGGACTGGTCTCTAGTTTTAGGGTAATGGCAGCTGTCATCGCTGTTGGCTTGTTTCTGTTCGTCGTGGCCATTATGGGATTGTGTGGAGCTGTGAAGCATCATCAAGTTCTCTTGTTCTTTGTATCCTTCCGAGTTACTCATTCAAGAAATTACATCTTTATCAATAATGTGTACGTCTATATGAGGTCTATCTCTGTTCAACACATCAGTCTTAGTCTGTATTGTAGTTTGGGCTCTAAAATCACATTTAACGATTTTGCTGACTTTCGTGTTTGAAAGAATTTCCTTTGTTATCAACAGCTTTTGAATTTTCCCTAAATGATGGTAAAACAACCTTAACTGGTCTTTAGTACATGCTCATTCTCTTAATGGTATTCATCGTGCAGTTTTCAGTGTCGTGTGCATGCTTGGCGATTAATAAAGAACAGCAGGTAATTATAGTCTGTAATACTTTGACACTGTGATACTGGTCACCTGATCCTCATTCCTACATTTTAAATCCAAACGTTTTGTTCTCCTGCAGAACCTTCTCCTGGAGATAGGATGGAATAAGTCGGAATCAATGCAGGAGGATTTGGAAAGATCGCTGGATTGCTGCGACTTCCTTCAAGTGAACTACAATGAGAGCTGTGTCGCTGTAAGAACTATTATTCTGCTTCTCAGTACGAGGTTAATGAATTGTTAAGCATCTACTGCTACATTTCAAATTGAAGTTCCTTGCAACTGAACCTAATGTGAAAAACAGCATGCTTCTAGAAAGACCCTTTAAACTTCTTAAATAGTCAGTAAATGAGATTtggtaaatatttgtattttttgtacgTCAAGATGTTAGGTTAATGATTTATAaagcttaaatttttatttacaattcatAAGTTACAAAATGTggacaaaatgaaaaatacttctacaaATGATTGCTGATGCTTGTGTAAATAGTCTGAGATGATCACCTCAGTATGAGATCATCTTACATTCAATGAGCTGacatgcagttttgttttttgtatgtgtgtgtttgtaaagattattttctgctttatttct
This portion of the Cyprinus carpio isolate SPL01 chromosome A15, ASM1834038v1, whole genome shotgun sequence genome encodes:
- the LOC109079888 gene encoding tetraspanin-13-like, producing MACGGFVCSKTSLCILNLIYVMVSLLMIGVSAWGKWFGLVSSFRVMAAVIAVGLFLFVVAIMGLCGAVKHHQVLLFFYMLILLMVFIVQFSVSCACLAINKEQQNLLLEIGWNKSESMQEDLERSLDCCDFLQVNYNESCVATCFKNQTCQPCSVIIQAYADDALQFVGGVSLFFSFTEILGVWLAYRYRNQKDHRQNPGAFI